The Burkholderia pyrrocinia genome has a segment encoding these proteins:
- a CDS encoding plasmid partitioning protein RepB C-terminal domain-containing protein, whose amino-acid sequence MTGVALGFIPEPLSVPITSILPSRRTPAGMMNSRKFKQIISSIEEVGLIEPLSVTPVDQASGNHVLLDGHLRLIALQELQFNTVSCLVATDDESYTYNNRVNRLSTIQEHFMIRRAVERGVSPERLAKALSVDVSQIIKRMALLDGICAEATELLKDRQFSPELARALRKMKPTRQVECVELMVAANNLSVSYAEALLVATPASRLVEGKKPRKLAGVSPEQMAKMEREMSNLQGQYKVVEQTYGQDVLNLVLAKGYLARLLENESVRQYLQAQQADLLCELQAVVDTIALEQPTLEPTA is encoded by the coding sequence ATGACCGGCGTAGCACTCGGGTTCATTCCGGAACCTCTCTCCGTTCCGATCACGAGCATCCTGCCATCACGGCGCACGCCGGCCGGCATGATGAACTCGCGAAAGTTCAAGCAGATCATAAGCTCCATCGAAGAGGTGGGCCTGATCGAGCCGCTTTCAGTGACGCCGGTCGACCAGGCATCGGGCAACCATGTTCTGCTTGATGGGCATCTCCGCTTGATCGCATTGCAGGAACTCCAGTTCAACACCGTGTCCTGCCTAGTTGCTACGGACGATGAGAGCTACACCTACAACAACCGCGTCAACCGGCTATCGACCATCCAGGAGCATTTCATGATTCGTCGGGCCGTTGAACGAGGTGTGTCTCCAGAGCGACTCGCAAAGGCTTTGTCGGTAGATGTGTCGCAGATCATCAAGAGGATGGCATTGCTGGACGGGATCTGTGCTGAAGCGACTGAGCTCCTGAAGGATCGGCAGTTTTCGCCGGAGCTCGCGCGAGCTCTGCGCAAGATGAAACCGACGCGGCAGGTCGAGTGCGTGGAACTGATGGTGGCAGCGAACAACCTGTCCGTGTCGTATGCGGAAGCGTTGCTCGTTGCGACACCGGCTTCTCGGCTGGTCGAAGGAAAGAAACCGAGGAAACTTGCCGGTGTGAGTCCGGAGCAAATGGCGAAGATGGAGCGGGAGATGAGCAATCTGCAGGGACAGTACAAGGTGGTCGAGCAGACTTATGGTCAGGACGTGCTCAACCTCGTGCTTGCAAAGGGCTACCTTGCGAGGCTGCTTGAGAACGAGTCGGTGCGCCAGTACTTGCAAGCGCAACAGGCGGACTTGCTTTGCGAACTGCAGGCCGTCGTCGATACGATTGCCTTAGAGCAGCCGACCCTCGAACCGACTGCCTGA
- a CDS encoding ParB N-terminal domain-containing protein has translation MTQREQPGEVRMIPISQIEVINPRERNGRVFEEIVSNIKTIGLKKPILVTPRATASGVEKYLLVCGEGRLKAFRSLGETTIPALVVSVSDEDAFIMSLTENIARRQCRPLELLVGIRELQERGYAPKVIAEKTGLTQHYVQGILTLLHQGEERLVIAVEKGRIPLNAALSIVGAGDDDEAIQAALQEAYESGRLRGRQLMDARRVIERRKALGRTANRNMTRKVMDVTTSSLVRTYQHEVERQKTMVRKAEFTQQRLLFIVGALRQLFADENFVNLLRAEELATLPKYLAERVWPSGSPA, from the coding sequence ATGACTCAGCGTGAGCAGCCTGGTGAGGTTCGGATGATCCCCATCAGCCAGATCGAAGTGATCAACCCTCGCGAGCGTAATGGCCGCGTCTTCGAGGAAATCGTCAGCAACATCAAAACGATCGGCCTGAAGAAACCGATTCTGGTCACGCCGCGGGCAACGGCAAGCGGCGTGGAGAAGTATCTCCTCGTGTGTGGGGAGGGACGACTTAAGGCGTTCCGATCGCTCGGCGAAACGACGATACCGGCGCTGGTGGTGAGCGTGAGTGACGAAGACGCGTTCATCATGAGCCTGACGGAGAACATCGCGAGACGGCAGTGCCGACCACTCGAGTTGCTCGTCGGCATACGCGAACTGCAGGAGCGCGGCTACGCACCGAAGGTGATCGCCGAGAAGACGGGGCTCACGCAGCACTACGTGCAGGGGATCCTGACGCTGCTGCATCAGGGTGAAGAGCGCCTCGTGATCGCAGTGGAGAAAGGCCGAATTCCGCTGAACGCGGCACTCTCGATCGTCGGTGCTGGCGACGACGATGAGGCGATCCAGGCGGCACTACAGGAGGCATATGAATCGGGGAGATTGCGCGGGCGCCAGCTGATGGACGCTCGGCGCGTCATCGAGCGGAGGAAAGCGCTCGGCCGCACGGCGAATCGAAACATGACGCGCAAGGTGATGGACGTGACCACATCGAGCCTCGTCCGAACGTATCAGCATGAAGTTGAGCGGCAGAAAACGATGGTGCGGAAGGCGGAGTTTACGCAGCAGCGGTTGCTCTTCATTGTCGGTGCCCTCAGGCAGCTATTTGCCGACGAGAACTTCGTCAATCTGCTGCGCGCTGAGGAACTGGCGACTTTGCCGAAGTATCTGGCGGAACGTGTATGGCCGAGCGGGAGTCCAGCATGA
- a CDS encoding recombinase family protein, whose translation MSGTAQRGAVAGGSWIVDLDCTCESVDEQACRMRAAEYVRMSTEHQQYSTENQRDRIRDYADRRDLEIVRTYADEGKSGLRIDGRQALQQLIRDVETGMADFQVILVYDVSRWGRFQDADESAYYEYICRRAGIQVAYCAEQFENDGSPVSTIVKGVKRAMAGEYSRELSAKVFAGQCRLIELGFRQGGPAGYALRRILVDEHGLMKGELQRGQHKCLQTDRVILMPGPDSEVRIVNLIYSWFIDESLNEHEIAARLNGMNVHTDLGRSWTRATIREVLTNEKYIGNNVYNRVSFKLKKSRVTNPSEMWIRKEGAFESIVPSETFYTAQGIMRARARRYSSEELIERLRNLYRSRGFLSGVVIDETEGMPSTSVYVYRFGSLIRAYQTVGFTPGRDYRYIETNRFIRQLHPEIVAETEKKIADLGGSVSRDPATDLLTVNREFTACIVLSRCQVRGSGRNHWKVRLDTSLLPDITVAVRLDQSNSTALDYYLLPHIDFWQPRINLADWNPIEFESYRFDTLDYLYGMAQRARLRRRAA comes from the coding sequence ATGTCGGGGACGGCGCAGCGAGGAGCGGTTGCCGGTGGGAGCTGGATCGTGGACCTCGATTGCACATGCGAATCCGTTGATGAGCAGGCCTGCAGGATGCGGGCTGCTGAATACGTTCGGATGTCGACGGAGCACCAGCAATACTCGACGGAGAATCAGCGTGACCGCATTCGCGACTACGCTGATCGTCGCGATCTCGAGATCGTGCGGACCTACGCCGACGAGGGAAAAAGTGGTTTACGAATCGATGGGCGCCAAGCGCTGCAGCAACTGATCCGGGACGTGGAAACCGGCATGGCCGATTTCCAAGTGATCCTCGTCTACGACGTGAGCCGTTGGGGACGATTCCAGGATGCGGACGAAAGTGCCTATTACGAGTACATCTGCCGGCGAGCTGGCATCCAGGTCGCCTATTGCGCCGAACAGTTCGAGAACGACGGCTCGCCAGTTTCGACGATCGTCAAAGGTGTGAAGCGTGCGATGGCCGGTGAGTACAGCCGCGAGTTGTCAGCGAAGGTCTTCGCTGGTCAATGCCGGTTGATCGAACTGGGTTTCCGGCAAGGCGGCCCGGCAGGCTATGCATTGCGCCGGATCCTGGTGGACGAGCATGGCCTCATGAAGGGTGAGTTGCAACGCGGCCAACACAAGTGCCTGCAGACGGACCGCGTCATTCTGATGCCCGGCCCGGACAGCGAGGTTCGAATCGTCAACCTCATCTACAGCTGGTTCATCGACGAGTCACTCAACGAGCACGAGATCGCCGCTCGCCTGAACGGCATGAACGTTCATACGGACCTTGGACGATCCTGGACTCGGGCAACCATTCGGGAGGTGCTCACTAACGAAAAGTACATCGGCAACAACGTCTACAACCGTGTGTCGTTCAAGCTGAAGAAATCGCGAGTCACGAATCCGTCGGAGATGTGGATACGCAAGGAGGGTGCGTTCGAATCCATCGTGCCGAGCGAAACGTTCTATACCGCGCAGGGCATTATGCGGGCGCGCGCCCGGCGCTACTCGAGTGAGGAGCTTATCGAGCGTCTGCGAAACCTGTACCGAAGCCGAGGCTTTCTATCGGGCGTCGTGATCGACGAAACGGAAGGCATGCCGTCCACCTCGGTTTATGTGTATCGCTTCGGCAGCTTGATTCGTGCGTACCAGACTGTTGGCTTCACGCCAGGCCGTGACTATCGTTATATCGAGACGAACCGCTTCATTCGGCAACTGCACCCAGAGATCGTTGCCGAGACTGAAAAGAAGATCGCGGATCTCGGTGGGTCCGTGTCGCGTGATCCGGCAACAGATCTGCTGACAGTGAATCGGGAGTTCACGGCTTGTATCGTGCTGTCACGGTGCCAAGTGCGCGGCAGCGGCCGTAACCACTGGAAGGTGCGGCTCGACACGAGCCTGCTGCCGGATATCACCGTGGCAGTCAGGTTGGACCAGAGCAACTCGACAGCGCTCGACTACTACCTGCTGCCACACATCGATTTTTGGCAGCCCCGTATCAACCTCGCGGACTGGAATCCGATCGAGTTCGAGAGTTATCGCTTTGACACGCTGGACTACCTATACGGTATGGCACAGCGTGCTCGGCTGAGGAGGAGAGCGGCATGA
- a CDS encoding IS3 family transposase (programmed frameshift) gives MSKQRRTFSPEFKQQAACLVLDQGYSHMEASRSVGVGETVLRRWVQQLQMERQGVTPQGKAITPDQQRIQELEARIERLEREKAIFKKGYRALDVGRHRTYEVIDQIGASESVELICAVFDVSRSCLYAHRWRARRVDAERMALRSRVHELFIESRSSAGSRSIMGMMREEGTAIGRFKVSRLMEELGLICKQPGRHAYKQATVERIDISNHLNREFEVGTPNQVWCGDITYVWAQGRWHYLAVVLDLFTRRVVGWAFSTRPDADLVVQALEMAYEQRGRPQGLLFHSDQGGQYASRKFRQRLWRYRIQQSMSRRGNCWDNSPMERLFRSFKTEWLPSVGYMSAQEAHRDISHYLMHRYNWIRPHQFNDGLAPAVAEEKLNAVSGIS, from the exons ATGAGCAAGCAACGACGTACGTTTTCCCCGGAGTTCAAACAGCAAGCCGCCTGTCTGGTGCTCGACCAGGGCTATAGCCATATGGAAGCAAGCCGCTCGGTCGGCGTCGGCGAGACGGTGCTGCGCCGCTGGGTGCAGCAACTTCAGATGGAACGCCAGGGCGTCACGCCGCAGGGCAAGGCAATCACGCCGGATCAACAGCGTATTCAGGAACTCGAGGCGCGTATCGAACGCCTCGAGCGTGAGAAGGCCATTT TTAAAAAAGGCTACCGCGCTCTTGATGTCGGAAGGCATCGAACGTACGAAGTAATTGATCAGATTGGCGCAAGCGAATCGGTCGAGCTGATCTGCGCGGTATTCGACGTGTCGCGGTCCTGCCTGTATGCACACCGATGGCGAGCCCGACGCGTTGATGCCGAGCGAATGGCACTGCGTAGCCGGGTACACGAGCTGTTCATCGAGAGTCGAAGCTCTGCTGGCAGTCGCAGCATCATGGGCATGATGCGCGAGGAAGGTACGGCGATTGGCCGCTTCAAGGTCAGCCGCTTGATGGAAGAACTCGGGTTGATCTGCAAGCAGCCGGGCCGCCATGCCTACAAGCAGGCCACGGTCGAGCGGATCGATATCTCGAACCATCTCAATCGCGAATTCGAGGTTGGTACGCCGAATCAGGTGTGGTGTGGTGACATCACGTATGTCTGGGCGCAGGGCCGTTGGCATTATCTGGCCGTAGTACTCGACCTGTTCACGCGTCGGGTTGTTGGCTGGGCGTTCTCGACACGCCCTGATGCCGATCTGGTCGTGCAGGCGTTGGAGATGGCCTATGAGCAACGTGGTCGACCGCAAGGCTTGCTGTTTCACTCGGATCAAGGCGGCCAATATGCAAGCCGGAAATTCCGTCAGCGCCTCTGGCGCTATCGGATACAGCAGAGCATGAGCCGTCGAGGAAATTGTTGGGATAACTCCCCGATGGAGAGGCTGTTCCGCAGCTTCAAGACCGAATGGCTACCGTCAGTGGGCTACATGTCGGCGCAGGAGGCACACCGGGACATCAGCCACTACCTGATGCACCGGTACAACTGGATACGGCCGCATCAGTTCAATGACGGACTGGCGCCGGCGGTTGCGGAAGAAAAACTTAACGCAGTGTCCGGGATTAGTTGA
- a CDS encoding DUF3387 domain-containing protein, with protein MLEKQSLKYRFGDEFGDKPGGLIVDMLGLADQLADALAIYTQAGGTGEAVQQVQDEAVPAMLAAFEKLRDFFHGCDYHAALNVDPHTALQVYLAAVDHVFAQSNGWQRLRLLVKELSKAFALAVPRVETEAVAQHLAFFQHVAAIIRKRLSDESGGHERARQRDVDMAVRQVIGAAVDADQVIDLFAAAGLDAARLDILSDEFLQRVAALEQKNLALETLRKLLTDQIRLTERTNIVQSKKFREALEDAMLRYTNKAITTAEMISRLLDLAKFMREAQSHGQELGMTAEEAAFYDALAENGSAKEVMKSDMLRLMARELTEMVRKMPKLDWTERESVRAGLRRSVRRLLAKYGYPPDLSEDATQLVIRQAESSAAEADDEG; from the coding sequence ATGCTTGAGAAGCAGAGCCTCAAGTACCGATTTGGCGACGAGTTTGGCGATAAGCCAGGTGGTCTGATTGTCGACATGCTTGGTCTTGCAGACCAACTGGCTGATGCGCTGGCCATTTACACCCAAGCTGGCGGTACCGGCGAGGCGGTCCAGCAGGTTCAGGATGAAGCTGTGCCTGCTATGCTGGCCGCGTTCGAGAAATTGCGCGACTTTTTCCACGGTTGCGATTACCACGCTGCACTCAATGTTGATCCGCACACAGCGTTGCAAGTGTACTTGGCGGCAGTGGATCATGTTTTTGCCCAATCGAATGGGTGGCAGCGCCTGCGTCTCTTGGTAAAGGAACTATCGAAGGCCTTCGCTTTGGCTGTGCCACGCGTCGAAACGGAAGCAGTGGCCCAGCATCTTGCTTTTTTTCAGCACGTCGCTGCCATTATCCGGAAACGGTTGTCGGATGAATCGGGCGGTCACGAAAGAGCGCGCCAACGCGACGTCGATATGGCGGTCCGGCAGGTCATCGGCGCCGCTGTGGACGCGGACCAAGTTATCGACCTGTTCGCGGCCGCAGGCCTCGACGCAGCACGCCTTGATATTCTGAGCGACGAATTCCTGCAACGGGTTGCAGCGCTGGAGCAAAAAAATCTGGCGTTGGAGACGTTGCGCAAGCTGCTGACCGATCAGATTCGTCTTACCGAGCGAACCAACATCGTCCAGAGCAAGAAGTTTCGCGAAGCGCTCGAAGATGCCATGTTGCGCTACACAAACAAGGCGATCACGACAGCGGAAATGATTTCGCGTCTCTTGGACTTGGCGAAGTTTATGCGCGAAGCTCAGAGCCACGGTCAGGAACTTGGCATGACCGCTGAGGAAGCTGCCTTCTACGACGCTTTGGCGGAAAACGGGTCGGCCAAAGAGGTAATGAAGAGCGACATGCTCAGGCTTATGGCACGGGAACTAACCGAAATGGTGAGGAAAATGCCCAAGCTTGATTGGACAGAGCGTGAATCTGTGCGGGCTGGCTTGAGGAGAAGCGTGCGCCGGTTGCTTGCCAAGTACGGATATCCGCCGGACCTATCGGAAGATGCGACACAACTCGTAATACGCCAGGCAGAGTCGTCCGCGGCCGAGGCTGACGACGAGGGCTAA
- the istA gene encoding IS21 family transposase, which produces MLQKEQWMQIHVLKAQGVSEREIARRLGISRNTVARYLSAEEVPRYKPREPRPTKLGAFEAYIIERMRAAAPETIAAPALLRELRARGYEGQLRSLQAFMNTHKPMPKPDPVVRFETEPGRQMQCDFVVFRRGTDPLYAFTATLGFSRWRWARFTTDERAETLVACHHALFEALGGIPREILYDNAKTIVVERDAYGDGQHRWHAGLLDLAKRYGFLPRLCQPYRAQTKGKVERFHRYLRGNFYVPLASQLKQSGLMLDAATANVEVSKWLRDVANQRVHPVTGQAPAILLEQRERACLLDMPGYTLPRLPARAVARPRVDPAMSIQHPLSVYQQLLTEVRA; this is translated from the coding sequence ATGCTCCAGAAGGAACAGTGGATGCAAATCCATGTGCTCAAAGCCCAAGGCGTATCGGAGCGCGAGATCGCGCGGCGCCTGGGCATTTCTCGCAACACGGTGGCGCGGTACCTGTCGGCTGAGGAAGTGCCGCGCTACAAGCCGCGTGAACCGCGGCCAACCAAGCTCGGAGCGTTCGAGGCGTACATCATCGAGCGCATGAGGGCCGCAGCACCGGAGACCATCGCAGCGCCGGCGCTGCTGCGCGAGTTGCGGGCGCGCGGCTACGAGGGCCAACTGCGAAGCCTGCAGGCTTTCATGAACACGCATAAGCCCATGCCGAAGCCCGATCCAGTCGTAAGGTTCGAGACCGAGCCCGGTCGGCAGATGCAGTGCGATTTCGTTGTCTTCCGACGAGGCACCGACCCGCTTTACGCCTTCACCGCCACGCTCGGCTTCAGTCGTTGGCGCTGGGCACGCTTCACCACCGATGAACGCGCCGAGACGCTGGTTGCCTGTCATCATGCGCTGTTCGAAGCCTTGGGTGGCATTCCTCGCGAGATCCTTTACGACAACGCCAAGACCATCGTTGTCGAGCGCGATGCTTATGGCGACGGCCAACATCGCTGGCACGCCGGCCTGCTCGATCTGGCCAAGCGGTACGGCTTCCTGCCCAGATTGTGCCAACCGTACCGCGCGCAGACCAAGGGCAAGGTCGAGCGATTCCACCGCTATCTGCGCGGCAATTTCTATGTGCCGCTGGCAAGCCAGCTTAAACAATCCGGCTTGATGCTCGATGCCGCGACTGCGAACGTCGAGGTGAGTAAATGGCTGCGCGACGTGGCCAACCAGCGCGTGCATCCGGTTACCGGGCAGGCACCCGCGATTCTGTTGGAGCAACGAGAACGGGCTTGCTTGCTCGATATGCCTGGCTACACATTGCCCCGATTGCCGGCTCGCGCCGTCGCTCGGCCGCGCGTTGATCCCGCGATGTCGATCCAGCACCCGTTGTCCGTCTACCAGCAATTACTGACCGAGGTGCGCGCATGA
- the istB gene encoding IS21-like element ISBcen13 family helper ATPase IstB — protein MNLQQERIDGHCQSLKLEGLMHRYVALASDAAAKQWSFLDFLENALAHERETRQVRSRQTLVRMAGFPAIKTLDDYDYSFAVGAPREAIDELATLRFIERGENAVLLGPSGVGKTHLAIAIGYAATQAGIKTKFITAADLMLQLEAARRQERYDAVLRHNILGPRLLIVDEIGYLPLSGDQASHFFQIVAKRYERGSMILTSNLPFAQWDETFGGNTTLTAAMLDRILHHAHIIQIKGDSYRLKQQRKAGHVPTSKK, from the coding sequence ATGAACTTGCAGCAGGAACGCATCGACGGGCACTGCCAAAGCCTGAAGCTCGAGGGACTCATGCACCGATACGTCGCTCTGGCCAGCGACGCGGCGGCCAAGCAATGGAGTTTCCTCGACTTCCTCGAGAACGCGCTCGCGCACGAACGAGAGACGAGGCAAGTTCGTTCGCGGCAAACACTGGTGCGCATGGCCGGGTTTCCCGCCATCAAGACACTGGATGACTACGACTACAGCTTCGCCGTCGGGGCCCCGCGCGAGGCAATCGACGAGCTTGCCACGCTACGCTTCATCGAGCGAGGCGAGAACGCCGTGTTGCTTGGTCCGTCGGGCGTGGGCAAGACGCACCTCGCGATCGCCATCGGATATGCAGCGACGCAGGCCGGCATCAAGACGAAGTTCATCACGGCGGCGGATCTGATGTTACAGCTCGAGGCTGCACGCCGACAGGAGCGATACGACGCCGTTCTTCGGCACAACATTCTCGGCCCGAGGCTGCTCATCGTCGATGAGATCGGCTATCTACCGCTCTCGGGCGATCAGGCCAGTCACTTCTTCCAGATCGTCGCCAAGCGCTACGAGCGTGGCTCGATGATCCTGACCAGCAACCTGCCGTTTGCGCAGTGGGACGAAACCTTCGGCGGCAACACCACCCTCACTGCAGCGATGCTCGACCGCATCCTCCACCATGCCCACATCATCCAGATCAAAGGAGACAGCTACAGACTGAAACAGCAACGCAAAGCCGGGCACGTCCCGACATCGAAGAAGTAA
- a CDS encoding cytochrome b, whose product MKTSTTFSLPARALHWVMAAMIVAMLFIGVGMVSSVSERHMFLVEIHKPLGVAVLVLVCVRIVLRMLSKPPALPEDLPWWQKVAAHGSHLVLYALMVAMPLIGWAMLSAGGYPVTLGDGVQLPALVSADPVTFAWLRVAHRVLAYLFFATFLAHFAAALYHGLIRRDGVVRAMVGR is encoded by the coding sequence ATGAAGACTTCTACGACGTTTAGTCTGCCGGCGAGGGCGCTGCATTGGGTGATGGCCGCGATGATCGTCGCGATGCTGTTCATCGGGGTGGGGATGGTGTCGTCTGTCTCCGAGCGGCATATGTTTCTGGTGGAGATTCATAAGCCGCTGGGTGTGGCGGTGCTGGTGCTGGTCTGTGTGCGGATCGTGCTGCGGATGTTGTCGAAGCCGCCGGCGTTGCCTGAGGATCTGCCGTGGTGGCAGAAGGTTGCCGCGCATGGGTCGCATCTCGTGCTGTATGCGCTGATGGTCGCGATGCCGCTGATTGGGTGGGCGATGCTTTCGGCGGGCGGGTATCCGGTGACGCTGGGCGATGGCGTGCAGTTGCCGGCTCTGGTTTCGGCCGATCCCGTGACGTTTGCCTGGCTCAGGGTCGCGCACCGGGTGCTGGCTTATCTGTTCTTCGCTACGTTCCTCGCGCACTTCGCGGCCGCCCTGTATCACGGGTTGATTCGTAGGGATGGCGTGGTGAGGGCGATGGTGGGGCGGTGA
- a CDS encoding catalase family peroxidase, whose product MKQSSSSSPQREPGRGWWRWAAIGGAVAGVAVAFGYAGGWLAPARLTPQRLVDALQTNSGVHPGYRRNHAKGVCVTGYFEGNGAASAYSVAPFFKAVRTPVVGRFALPGGNPYAPDSSVPIRSLALKLTAPDGEQWRTGMNAMPVFPVATPQVFYQLTVATRPDPKTGKPDPAKAKAFFGAHPETAAFLQWVKGAKPSASYVTESYYGLNAFYFVDAAGKRQAVRWRVVPEQTAGAGDVATAADPNVLQQDVTQRIAAGAQKWKLLVTLAEPGDPVDDATKVWPAQRTTIDAGTLVLDRVEVQDSGPCRDVNYDPTVLPQGIQVSGDPLLAARSAAYADSYLRRTSEEAGVAGVAKLSSEGR is encoded by the coding sequence ATGAAGCAATCTTCCTCTTCTTCGCCGCAGCGCGAGCCCGGGCGCGGGTGGTGGCGCTGGGCCGCGATCGGCGGCGCGGTGGCCGGCGTGGCCGTCGCGTTCGGGTATGCCGGCGGGTGGCTCGCGCCGGCGCGTCTGACCCCGCAGCGGCTCGTCGACGCGCTGCAGACCAACAGCGGCGTCCATCCGGGCTACCGGCGCAATCACGCGAAGGGCGTGTGCGTGACCGGTTACTTCGAAGGCAACGGGGCCGCGAGCGCGTATTCGGTCGCGCCGTTCTTCAAGGCGGTGCGCACGCCGGTGGTCGGGCGGTTCGCGCTGCCGGGCGGGAATCCGTATGCGCCCGACAGCAGCGTGCCGATCCGCAGCCTCGCGCTGAAGCTCACCGCGCCCGACGGCGAGCAATGGCGGACCGGGATGAACGCGATGCCCGTGTTTCCGGTGGCGACGCCGCAGGTGTTTTATCAGTTGACGGTGGCGACCCGGCCCGATCCGAAGACCGGCAAGCCCGATCCGGCGAAGGCGAAGGCGTTTTTCGGCGCGCATCCGGAGACGGCCGCGTTCCTGCAGTGGGTGAAGGGTGCGAAACCGAGCGCGAGTTACGTCACCGAGAGTTATTACGGGTTGAACGCGTTCTACTTCGTCGACGCGGCGGGCAAGCGCCAGGCGGTGAGGTGGCGCGTCGTGCCGGAGCAGACGGCCGGCGCCGGGGACGTCGCGACGGCCGCGGATCCGAACGTGTTGCAGCAGGACGTGACGCAGCGCATCGCGGCGGGTGCGCAGAAGTGGAAGCTGCTGGTCACCCTGGCGGAGCCCGGCGATCCGGTGGACGACGCGACGAAGGTCTGGCCCGCGCAGCGGACGACGATCGATGCGGGGACGCTCGTGCTCGATCGCGTGGAGGTGCAGGACAGCGGGCCGTGCCGCGATGTGAATTACGACCCGACGGTGTTGCCGCAGGGGATTCAGGTGTCGGGGGATCCGTTGCTGGCGGCGCGGTCGGCGGCGTATGCGGATTCGTATCTGCGGCGGACCAGTGAAGAGGCTGGCGTGGCGGGGGTGGCCAAGTTGAGTTCGGAGGGGCGGTGA
- a CDS encoding sigma-70 family RNA polymerase sigma factor, whose amino-acid sequence MPSTALDDEALRELLPRLRRFALWLARDVHAADDLVQSTLERALSRWTSRRDDASLRSWLFTILYRQFLDGKRSAKRYAWLLGRIRDDDEAHWPSAEREFAARATLEAFGRLSDEQRSLLLLVAVEGFTYQEVADLLDVPIGTVMSRLSRARQALRQLSDGELPAPSLRLMKK is encoded by the coding sequence ATGCCCTCCACCGCCCTCGACGACGAAGCGTTGCGCGAACTCCTCCCCAGGCTGCGACGCTTCGCGCTCTGGCTGGCGCGCGACGTCCACGCGGCCGACGATCTCGTCCAGTCGACGCTCGAGCGCGCGCTGTCGCGCTGGACGAGCCGCCGCGACGACGCGTCGCTGCGCAGTTGGCTCTTCACGATCCTTTATCGGCAGTTTCTCGACGGCAAACGCAGCGCGAAGCGCTACGCGTGGCTGCTCGGCCGCATCCGGGACGACGACGAAGCGCACTGGCCGTCCGCCGAACGCGAATTCGCGGCGCGCGCGACGCTCGAAGCGTTCGGCCGCCTCTCCGACGAGCAGCGCAGCCTGCTGCTGCTCGTCGCGGTCGAGGGCTTCACCTATCAGGAAGTCGCCGACCTGCTCGACGTGCCGATCGGCACCGTGATGTCGCGGCTCTCCCGCGCGCGCCAGGCGCTGCGCCAGCTCAGCGACGGCGAGCTTCCCGCTCCTTCTCTCCGCTTGATGAAGAAATGA
- a CDS encoding anti-sigma factor family protein, with protein sequence MNTPPNEHDLQAYVDGQLDDDARAAVERYLALHPERAEQVKQWQQDAQRLRAALESVRMPADNPALDPATIRARRAERTRMRFAMAASFVFCVGLGSFGGWHARGWNAAPAVAPMSDAVEAYRMMVVDQTAKVDYRPTGAGDLQGWLTRRVGASARLPDLSAAGFRPVGGRLFTTDSGGTAAMVLYEDGAGRTLSFYLRPAESARRLLPAGQRVDGALLARYGSVNGLNYAVVGPAGSLGEKAVAQALDQQT encoded by the coding sequence ATGAACACGCCTCCGAACGAACACGACCTCCAGGCCTATGTCGACGGCCAGCTCGACGACGATGCGCGCGCCGCGGTCGAGCGTTATCTCGCGCTGCATCCGGAGCGCGCGGAACAGGTGAAGCAATGGCAGCAGGATGCGCAGCGGTTGAGGGCGGCGCTGGAAAGCGTGCGGATGCCGGCGGACAACCCGGCGCTCGATCCGGCGACGATTCGCGCACGGCGGGCCGAACGCACGCGGATGCGGTTTGCGATGGCGGCTTCGTTCGTGTTCTGCGTCGGGCTGGGGTCGTTCGGCGGGTGGCACGCGCGCGGGTGGAACGCGGCGCCGGCTGTCGCGCCGATGAGCGATGCGGTCGAGGCTTACCGGATGATGGTGGTCGATCAAACGGCAAAGGTGGATTACCGGCCGACGGGTGCGGGCGATTTGCAGGGGTGGCTCACCCGGCGCGTCGGCGCGTCGGCGAGGCTACCGGATTTGAGCGCGGCGGGGTTCAGGCCGGTCGGCGGACGGTTGTTCACGACGGACAGTGGGGGCACGGCTGCGATGGTGCTCTATGAAGACGGTGCCGGGCGAACGCTGAGCTTCTATCTCCGGCCGGCGGAATCGGCACGTCGGCTGCTGCCGGCAGGGCAACGCGTGGACGGCGCGTTGCTCGCGCGATATGGATCGGTGAACGGGCTCAACTATGCGGTGGTCGGGCCGGCCGGGAGTCTTGGGGAAAAGGCGGTCGCGCAGGCGCTCGATCAGCAGACTTGA